The Pseudomonadota bacterium genome has a segment encoding these proteins:
- the hisB gene encoding imidazoleglycerol-phosphate dehydratase HisB codes for MKREARVSRKTKETAIKINWVIDGEGKYVVSTGIPFFDHMLHLFSKHGLFDLEIEAKGDTDVDCHHTVEDIGIAMGRAFREAIADLEGLKRYGYAVTPMDESLCMMAIDISGRPALVWKGKVQGTTGTFDAGVVKEFFQAFVNEAKITLHMNLFYGENLHHKIEAIFKSFGRALKDATKKDENIKGVLSTKGML; via the coding sequence ATGAAAAGAGAAGCAAGGGTAAGCAGAAAGACAAAAGAAACGGCCATTAAAATTAATTGGGTAATTGACGGAGAAGGAAAATATGTCGTGTCAACGGGCATCCCATTCTTTGACCACATGCTCCATCTGTTTTCAAAGCACGGCCTCTTTGACCTTGAAATCGAGGCAAAGGGAGACACGGACGTAGATTGCCACCACACAGTGGAGGATATAGGCATTGCCATGGGCAGGGCATTCAGGGAAGCAATAGCAGACCTTGAAGGGCTGAAGCGTTATGGATATGCTGTAACACCCATGGACGAATCCCTGTGCATGATGGCTATTGATATCAGCGGCCGGCCGGCCCTTGTGTGGAAAGGCAAAGTGCAGGGGACAACGGGTACCTTTGACGCAGGCGTTGTTAAAGAATTTTTCCAGGCCTTTGTAAACGAAGCGAAGATAACCCTGCACATGAATTTGTTTTACGGCGAGAACCTCCATCACAAGATAGAAGCGATCTTCAAGTCTTTTGGCAGGGCATTGAAAGATGCAACAAAGAAGGACGAAAACATCAAGGGAGTGCTCTCAACAAAGGGCATGCTGTAA